The Solenopsis invicta isolate M01_SB chromosome 12, UNIL_Sinv_3.0, whole genome shotgun sequence genome window below encodes:
- the LOC105207187 gene encoding uncharacterized protein LOC105207187 yields the protein MTIRESCSALTMRWRPFVAHRVTEVQNLVPGERWRHVPTISNPADLATRGIPVSELLGLDLWWRGPEWLRGPPAAWPAVGDLATRQEEEERRAVHLAAPGNKEDLLEERFSLTRLVRVVAYCCRFYRSARGILKQDGFLTSAELEASLSRLVRLAQRREFPGDLEALTAGGPLPTGSSLRALSPFLDKDGSLRVGGRLQSAQLPFPKKHPLILPKEGPLTELVLRNAHTATLHGGPQLMRSYLLRRFWVVGVATRVRRIARECVRCARFRAETAQQGMGQLPPERVRPSRPFASAGVNYADPLRIRAHKGRGNISSKGYICLFVCLATRAVHLEAVSDLSASAFIAAFRRFTARRGRCRLLLSDNATNFRGADAELRARFRAASEFYKEAGEVLANDGTEWRFIPPQAPHFGGLWEAGVRSVKHHLRHVIGDHALTYEETATLLCQIEACLNSRRLSPLSTDAADLVALTPGHFLVGEALGNIPEVPEFDLHPTSRWRLISAIKESFWRRWHEEYLHLLQQRSKWTRERTNLTPGMMVLVRDELLPPAKWPLARVTRVFPGPDGCMRVATVRTAATELTRPITKICPLPLTTDRRPLGGLDQATCRYVALTSALRRGRFLIAL from the coding sequence ATGACAATCCGCGAGTCCTGCTCTGCGCTCACAATGCGCTGGCGACCATTTGTAGCGCATCGAGTGACGGAGGTGCAAAATCTTGTGCCGGGCGAGCGATGGAGGCATGTCCCCACGATTTCCAATCCAGCGGACCTGGCAACCAGGGGGATTCCGGTCTCGGAGCTCCTTGGACTGGACCTGTGGTGGAGGGGTCCTGAGTGGCTGCGGGGACCGCCCGCCGCATGGCCCGCGGTGGGTGACCTTGCCACTCGccaagaagaagaggaaagaaggGCGGTGCATTTAGCCGCTCCAGGAAATAAGGAGGACCTCCTCGAGGAGAGATTCTCGCTGACGCGGCTTGTACGCGTAGTGGCGTATTGCTGCAGATTTTATCGGAGCGCCCGAGGCATACTCAAGCAAGACGGGTTCTTGACGAGCGCTGAGTTGGAGGCTAGTCTGTCTAGGTTGGTGAGACTGGCGCAGAGAAGAGAGTTTCCGGGGGACTTGGAGGCGCTTACGGCGGGCGGCCCGCTGCCGACCGGGTCGTCGCTGCGAGCCTTGAGTCCGTTCCTGGACAAGGATGGATCCTTGCGAGTGGGCGGTAGACTTCAATCCGCTCAGCTGCCCTTCCCGAAGAAGCACCCTCTGATTCTTCCAAAGGAGGGTCCTCTCACCGAGCTGGTCCTTCGCAACGCGCACACCGCTACCTTGCATGGGGGCCCTCAACTCATGCGGAGCTATCTCCTCCGCCGGTTCTGGGTCGTGGGGGTGGCCACTCGAGTGCGAAGGATCGCCCGAGAGTGCGTGCGCTGTGCCCGTTTCCGTGCGGAAACGGCACAACAGGGGATGGGCCAGCTGCCACCCGAACGCGTGCGTCCCTCCAGGCCCTTTGCATCGGCGGGAGTCAACTACGCCGATCCCCTGCGTATCCGGGCTCACAAGGGACGAGGAAACATCTCTAGCAAGGGCTATATCTGTCTCTTTGTTTGTCTAGCCACCCGAGCGGTTCACCTGGAGGCCGTGTCGGACCTGTCGGCGTCGGCTTTCATTGCGGCGTTCCGCCGATTCACAGCACGTCGGGGTCGTTGTCGCCTGCTGCTTAGCGATAATGCCACCAACTTTCGAGGAGCTGACGCTGAACTGAGGGCTAGATTTCGGGCCGCCTCTGAATTCTATAAGGAGGCCGGCGAGGTGCTGGCCAACGACGGGACCGAATGGAGGTTTATTCCGCCTCAGGCTCCTCACTTTGGGGGACTCTGGGAAGCGGGAGTTCGTTCGGTCAAGCATCACCTGCGCCACGTCATCGGGGATCATGCCCTGACCTATGAGGAGACGGCGACACTGTTGTGTCAGATTGAGGCCTGTCTCAATTCAAGGCGGCTAAGTCCATTGAGCACGGACGCGGCGGATCTAGTGGCGTTGACGCCTGGCCACTTCCTGGTGGGTGAGGCGCTCGGGAATATACCGGAGGTCCCCGAGTTCGATCTTCATCCCACGTCGCGCTGGCGGTTGATCTCCGCAATCAAGGAATCCTTTTGGAGGCGGTGGCACGAGGAGTATCTGCATCTGTTGCAGCAGCGCTCCAAATGGACCCGAGAGCGGACCAACCTCACGCCGGGCATGATGGTCTTGGTGAGGGACGAGCTGCTGCCGCCTGCTAAGTGGCCATTGGCTCGGGTTACACGAGTCTTTCCGGGACCGGACGGATGCATGCGCGTGGCGACGGTCCGCACGGCGGCGACCGAGCTGACACGGCCGATCACCAAGATCTGTCCTCTTCCACTCACCACGGATCGGCGCCCTCTCGGGGGACTTGACCAAGCCACCTGCCGCTACGTTGCACTGACGAGCGCTCTTCGCAGGGGACGTTTTTTAATAGCTCTTTAA